A DNA window from Oceanotoga teriensis contains the following coding sequences:
- a CDS encoding ABC transporter ATP-binding protein encodes MNEPVLIVKDLRTYFDIAEGTVKAVNGVSFELNMNEALGVVGETGSGKSVTMKSVMGMIRKPGYIPEGSQILFKTNEFSKDGSKEYINLAKLSTKAFTRIRGKHIGMVFQDPMASLNPMYTVADQMIETIVYHQNVSLEEARERAIELLTKVGLPNAKERIDDYPFQFSGGQRQRIIIAISLSCNPEVLIADEPTTALDVTIQAQILELMKDLQRDFETAMVYITHDLSVVAEIADKVMVMYGGTQMEMADVYTIFDNPMHPYTHALLSCIPRHDLKKDELEPIKGQPPIMLNPPPLCPFLPRCPRATERCKKEWPELQEVEKGHLLRCFNPVLNKKGKKVNDGVEMGKLEDDK; translated from the coding sequence TTGAACGAACCAGTTCTGATCGTAAAAGATTTAAGAACATACTTTGATATTGCCGAAGGAACAGTAAAGGCAGTAAATGGGGTTTCATTTGAATTAAACATGAATGAAGCTCTTGGAGTAGTTGGTGAAACAGGTTCTGGTAAGAGTGTTACCATGAAGTCGGTCATGGGAATGATCAGAAAACCAGGTTATATTCCTGAAGGTAGTCAAATACTCTTTAAGACAAATGAATTTAGCAAAGATGGTTCAAAAGAATACATCAACTTGGCTAAATTAAGCACCAAAGCATTTACGAGAATTAGAGGAAAACATATAGGTATGGTTTTCCAAGATCCAATGGCATCTTTAAATCCTATGTATACAGTTGCAGATCAGATGATAGAGACTATAGTATATCATCAAAATGTTTCTCTTGAAGAAGCGAGAGAAAGGGCAATAGAACTTTTAACAAAAGTAGGATTACCAAATGCAAAGGAAAGAATAGATGATTATCCTTTCCAATTTTCTGGAGGACAAAGACAAAGAATTATAATTGCTATAAGTCTTTCATGTAATCCTGAAGTATTAATAGCTGATGAACCTACAACGGCTTTAGATGTTACAATACAAGCTCAAATACTTGAATTAATGAAAGATTTGCAAAGGGATTTTGAAACAGCAATGGTTTATATAACACATGATTTATCTGTTGTTGCAGAAATAGCTGATAAAGTTATGGTTATGTATGGTGGAACTCAAATGGAAATGGCTGATGTATACACCATATTTGATAATCCAATGCATCCATATACACATGCTTTATTATCATGTATTCCAAGACATGATTTAAAGAAAGATGAATTAGAACCTATAAAAGGGCAACCACCTATAATGTTAAATCCTCCGCCATTATGTCCATTTTTACCAAGATGTCCAAGAGCAACTGAAAGGTGTAAAAAAGAATGGCCAGAATTACAAGAAGTTGAAAAAGGACACCTTTTAAGATGTTTCAATCCAGTATTAAACAAGAAAGGAAAAAAAGTTAATGATGGTGTTGAAATGGGTAAATTGGAGGATGATAAATAA
- a CDS encoding ABC transporter ATP-binding protein: MMLLRVKNLKKYFPVKQGFVVEKTVGYVKAVDNVSFELERGETYGLVGESGCGKTTIGKTILRLHDPTSGSIFIDDKETSHLFMKRGEAKRFLKSEYIDKAEKYISEMKKADKVLESLEPYERNYFEYYYKNGENKFYEWMMSDLNKKRLNFRRNVQIVFQDPTSSLNPRMTVGQTLIEPLMFHNVVKTKLEAKEIALELLKKVGLKAYHADRYPHQFSGGQRQRVAVARAIVLKPKLIILDEPTSALDVSVQAQIIKLLKDLQQELNAGFLFISHDLGVVRYISNYVGVMYLGRMVEYGDGDSVFDNPSHPYAKALLNAAPVPDPKIRRDRKQFIIKGQVPSPINRPNGCFFNPRCKFVMDECKKNYPESFNLNKNHRVACYLYKDKEGNK, from the coding sequence ATAATGTTGCTCAGAGTTAAAAACCTAAAAAAATACTTTCCCGTAAAACAAGGATTTGTTGTAGAAAAAACTGTTGGTTATGTAAAAGCTGTTGATAATGTTTCATTTGAGCTAGAAAGAGGAGAGACTTATGGACTTGTTGGAGAATCTGGATGTGGAAAGACTACCATAGGTAAAACCATATTGAGATTACATGATCCAACTTCTGGAAGTATTTTCATAGATGATAAAGAGACATCCCATTTATTTATGAAAAGAGGAGAAGCGAAAAGATTTTTAAAATCAGAATATATAGATAAAGCTGAAAAATATATCTCTGAAATGAAAAAAGCTGACAAAGTTCTCGAATCTTTAGAACCATATGAAAGAAATTATTTTGAATATTATTATAAAAATGGAGAAAATAAGTTTTATGAATGGATGATGTCAGATCTCAATAAAAAAAGACTAAATTTCAGAAGAAATGTTCAAATTGTTTTCCAAGATCCAACATCATCTCTAAACCCAAGAATGACAGTTGGACAAACACTTATAGAACCTTTGATGTTCCATAATGTGGTTAAAACTAAGCTAGAAGCGAAAGAAATTGCACTTGAATTACTCAAAAAAGTTGGATTAAAAGCTTATCATGCTGATAGATATCCTCATCAATTTTCTGGAGGACAAAGACAAAGAGTTGCAGTTGCAAGAGCTATAGTTTTAAAACCAAAATTAATAATATTGGATGAACCAACTTCAGCTTTAGATGTTTCTGTACAGGCTCAAATAATAAAACTTTTAAAAGATTTACAGCAAGAATTAAATGCAGGATTTCTTTTTATATCGCATGATCTTGGTGTTGTAAGATATATATCTAATTATGTTGGAGTTATGTATCTTGGAAGAATGGTAGAATATGGTGATGGAGATTCAGTATTTGATAATCCTTCTCACCCATATGCAAAAGCTCTTTTAAATGCGGCACCTGTACCAGATCCTAAAATAAGAAGAGATAGAAAACAGTTTATAATAAAAGGTCAAGTACCATCTCCAATAAACAGACCTAATGGATGTTTTTTTAATCCAAGATGTAAATTTGTGATGGATGAATGTAAGAAAAATTATCCAGAATCATTCAATTTAAACAAAAATCACAGAGTTGCATGTTATTTATATAAAGATAAAGAGGGTAATAAATAA
- a CDS encoding ABC transporter substrate-binding protein produces MKKFFVIMLVMAAALFMFAEETEWLIRDVEGGVKGGTLYLGTTSGPKTLNAYWSQESSSRDIYKYMYESLMGSDNKAQVNQPALAKRFWREETADGGTAYYFELRKGLKWSDGQPLTVEDIVFTYENIIKGDGMTADGVETYQDTEGNLPELTVDGNILKFKYPTKYRFGYDSLGGITIMPKHIFKDKVDSPESFAQMWTIEQIGDIISSGPYIVTEYREGVRVVLERNPYYFIKSKDGVQLPYLDKLVFLIVQDTNTMRLKFEAGDIDLLQISAADYPAIKAQQAEKNWNIIVGGPNASSQFIAFNFNAKDPIHREWFRNDNFRLAMSFAFDRETIIDTLYNGLGEPMYGPRNRTSAFYNPEIESFGFRYSIAKAKRYLQQAGFTWNSQGQLLDWDGNVVEFEITTNSGSNAREEIANIFVDSVQKLGINVNYRPVQFNTLVQNLYSANWDSLILGLQGGDDPAWGTNVWSLNGGLHFWNWSPEVQDWVDPNEYYVSDAEKRIDEIMKINRSIMDPAKVQDLWDEWQMLAAGKQILVYTVSQNYLVAMKDDIVIFNPEPSPLYGAGVLWNIEAIYKK; encoded by the coding sequence ATGAAAAAATTTTTTGTTATCATGCTAGTTATGGCTGCAGCATTATTTATGTTTGCAGAAGAAACAGAATGGTTGATAAGAGATGTTGAAGGTGGAGTCAAGGGAGGTACGCTTTATCTTGGAACTACATCTGGACCTAAAACACTCAATGCTTACTGGTCGCAAGAATCATCTTCAAGAGATATATATAAATATATGTATGAATCATTGATGGGAAGCGACAATAAAGCACAAGTTAATCAACCAGCTTTGGCGAAGAGATTTTGGAGAGAAGAAACAGCTGATGGTGGAACAGCTTATTATTTTGAATTAAGAAAAGGTTTAAAATGGTCAGATGGTCAACCTTTAACAGTTGAAGATATTGTGTTTACATATGAAAATATCATAAAAGGTGATGGTATGACTGCTGATGGTGTTGAAACATATCAAGACACTGAAGGTAATTTGCCTGAATTAACTGTTGATGGAAATATTTTGAAGTTTAAATATCCAACAAAATATAGATTTGGATATGATTCTCTTGGTGGAATCACAATAATGCCAAAACATATTTTCAAAGATAAAGTAGATTCACCAGAATCATTTGCTCAAATGTGGACTATAGAACAAATAGGAGATATAATTTCTTCAGGTCCATATATTGTTACAGAATATAGAGAAGGTGTAAGGGTAGTATTAGAAAGAAATCCTTATTACTTTATAAAATCAAAAGATGGTGTACAATTGCCATATCTTGATAAATTAGTATTTTTAATAGTTCAAGATACAAATACTATGAGATTAAAATTTGAAGCAGGAGATATAGATCTTCTTCAAATAAGTGCAGCGGATTATCCAGCAATAAAAGCACAACAAGCTGAAAAGAATTGGAATATAATAGTTGGTGGACCAAATGCAAGTTCACAATTTATAGCTTTCAACTTCAATGCAAAGGATCCAATACATAGAGAATGGTTTAGAAATGATAATTTTAGACTTGCAATGTCATTTGCTTTTGATAGAGAAACTATAATAGATACATTGTATAACGGCCTTGGTGAACCTATGTATGGACCAAGAAATAGAACATCTGCATTCTACAATCCTGAAATAGAAAGTTTTGGATTTAGATATTCAATAGCAAAAGCAAAGAGATATTTACAACAAGCTGGTTTTACATGGAATTCACAAGGTCAACTTCTTGATTGGGATGGAAATGTTGTTGAATTTGAAATTACAACAAACTCTGGTAGTAATGCAAGAGAAGAAATAGCAAATATTTTTGTTGATTCCGTTCAAAAACTTGGAATAAATGTAAATTATAGACCTGTACAATTCAATACATTAGTTCAGAACTTATATTCAGCTAATTGGGATTCTTTAATACTTGGATTACAAGGTGGAGACGATCCAGCTTGGGGTACAAATGTTTGGTCATTAAACGGTGGACTCCATTTCTGGAACTGGTCACCAGAAGTACAAGATTGGGTAGATCCTAATGAATATTATGTATCAGATGCTGAAAAGAGAATAGATGAAATAATGAAGATAAACAGATCTATCATGGATCCTGCAAAAGTTCAAGACCTTTGGGATGAATGGCAAATGTTAGCAGCAGGTAAACAAATACTTGTTTATACAGTTTCACAGAATTATTTAGTTGCAATGAAAGATGATATAGTAATATTCAATCCAGAACCAAGTCCATTATATGGTGCGGGAGTTCTTTGGAATATAGAAGCAATATACAAGAAATAA
- a CDS encoding ABC transporter permease: MLKYILRRLILSLPVLLGVSIVAFLVISLAPGDFLDTYRLSPSISKEQIDNLEKQFGLDKEPVVQYFIWLKNIVQGDWGYSFTYKVPVWNILFRRLEATLLLSITTFIFTWGIGIPLGIVSALKQYTFTDQALSVFGFIGISIPNFFFALLWLFMSASTGIFPIGGIISNNFDSLNWFQQMGDYFWHVIGPMVTLGTSGLAGTMRIMRGQLLDELNKDYVEFARAKGMPNRVVIYKHAMRNAINPVVTSLGFSISGLLGGAVLTERVFSWPGMGSLIIEALTQQDIFLVMANLMLSALLLVFGNLIADILLAAVDPRVRLRLS, translated from the coding sequence TTGTTAAAGTACATACTCAGAAGACTCATACTGTCTTTACCTGTACTATTGGGAGTATCAATAGTAGCCTTTCTTGTTATTTCTCTTGCTCCTGGGGATTTCTTGGATACTTATAGATTAAGTCCAAGTATTTCAAAGGAACAGATAGATAATCTTGAAAAACAGTTTGGTCTTGATAAAGAACCAGTTGTTCAATACTTTATATGGTTAAAAAATATTGTACAAGGAGACTGGGGTTACTCATTTACTTATAAAGTACCTGTTTGGAATATTCTCTTTAGAAGATTGGAAGCTACTCTATTACTGAGTATTACCACATTCATTTTTACCTGGGGGATAGGTATCCCGCTGGGTATAGTAAGTGCTTTAAAACAATATACATTTACAGATCAGGCTTTATCAGTTTTTGGTTTTATAGGAATATCAATACCTAATTTCTTTTTTGCTCTTTTATGGCTTTTTATGTCGGCATCCACTGGAATATTTCCTATAGGTGGAATAATATCGAATAATTTTGATAGTTTAAATTGGTTTCAACAGATGGGAGACTATTTTTGGCATGTTATAGGACCTATGGTTACTCTTGGAACATCAGGTTTGGCAGGAACTATGAGAATTATGAGAGGACAATTACTTGATGAATTAAATAAAGATTATGTTGAATTTGCAAGGGCAAAAGGTATGCCAAATAGAGTTGTAATCTATAAACATGCTATGAGAAATGCCATAAACCCTGTTGTAACTTCATTGGGATTTTCTATATCAGGACTTTTGGGTGGAGCGGTTCTTACAGAAAGAGTTTTCTCTTGGCCTGGAATGGGAAGTCTTATAATTGAAGCTTTAACACAGCAGGATATATTCCTTGTTATGGCCAATCTTATGTTGAGTGCATTATTGTTGGTATTTGGTAATTTGATTGCCGATATATTACTCGCAGCGGTTGACCCAAGAGTTAGACTTAGATTATCATAA
- a CDS encoding ABC transporter permease, with amino-acid sequence MAEEQKKINTQAQENSSNENNDDVFENEFLSMPQLVWRILKKHKLGLIAMWILAILYILAIFADFFSPMNPYNNHIKYRFLSPQKVYSKNLVTGEKVGSHVYLYEQTRDPVTRRGTFLEATHLDKIVGFDEFQDKDVYFELGTYNETYDATVNNIQYYYKSIIKAKTKNGEYIQLENKTDSPSSLIPVDWLTGENVNSQPQKDGELYSTSFSKLLNGEEVVERLDNRPLTINEFKENFRYSSKLKDKEIESIDFYKKLDFVLITIGDFDEVELYPENLKAVNFKEYKINWFVKSWEYKLLGFIPASHHLFGTEKTLLPEYNDYLSDEGLLFLWGADQYGRDMISRIVHASRISLSVGLVGILITFTIGLFLGGLAGFYGGWTDEILMRFTEILMSIPSFYLIISLAAVMPPKMDPAIRYLFIIIILSFIGWPSMTRVIRGMTLGIKQTEFVEAAIAMGYPGRKIIWGHLIPNTATYIIVSATLQVPGYILGEAGLSFLGIGITEPSASWGLMLSQAQNIEALTNYPWLMLPGLFIFITVISFNLFGDAVRDALDPRSLGR; translated from the coding sequence ATGGCTGAAGAACAGAAAAAAATAAATACTCAAGCTCAAGAAAATTCATCTAATGAAAATAATGATGATGTTTTTGAGAATGAGTTTCTCTCTATGCCACAATTGGTTTGGAGAATATTAAAAAAACATAAACTTGGCTTAATAGCAATGTGGATACTTGCAATATTATATATATTGGCTATATTTGCAGACTTTTTTTCACCTATGAATCCTTATAACAATCATATAAAATATAGATTTTTAAGTCCTCAAAAAGTATATTCAAAAAATTTGGTAACTGGAGAGAAAGTCGGTTCACATGTTTATTTATATGAACAAACGAGAGATCCTGTAACCAGAAGAGGTACGTTTTTAGAAGCAACACATCTTGATAAAATCGTAGGATTTGATGAATTTCAAGATAAAGATGTTTATTTTGAACTTGGAACTTATAATGAAACATATGATGCAACTGTAAATAATATTCAATATTATTATAAATCTATAATAAAAGCAAAAACAAAAAATGGAGAATATATACAACTTGAAAATAAAACAGATTCTCCTTCAAGTTTAATACCTGTTGACTGGCTTACTGGAGAAAATGTTAATTCTCAACCACAAAAAGATGGAGAATTATATTCAACATCATTTTCAAAACTTTTAAATGGTGAAGAAGTTGTAGAAAGATTAGATAATAGACCTTTAACTATAAATGAATTTAAAGAAAACTTTAGATATTCATCAAAATTAAAAGATAAAGAAATAGAATCGATAGATTTTTACAAAAAACTCGATTTTGTATTGATAACTATAGGAGATTTTGATGAAGTTGAATTATATCCAGAAAATTTAAAAGCAGTTAATTTTAAAGAATATAAAATAAACTGGTTCGTTAAATCATGGGAATATAAATTACTTGGATTTATTCCAGCTTCACATCATTTATTTGGAACTGAAAAAACATTATTACCAGAATACAATGATTACTTATCAGATGAAGGTCTTTTATTCCTTTGGGGTGCCGATCAATATGGAAGAGATATGATAAGTAGAATAGTTCATGCATCGAGAATATCATTATCTGTAGGTCTTGTTGGAATACTAATAACATTCACTATTGGACTTTTCCTTGGTGGTCTTGCTGGATTTTATGGAGGATGGACAGATGAAATACTTATGAGATTTACAGAAATACTAATGTCCATTCCAAGTTTTTACTTAATAATTTCTCTTGCAGCTGTTATGCCGCCTAAAATGGATCCTGCTATAAGATATTTGTTTATAATAATAATACTGTCATTTATAGGATGGCCTTCAATGACGAGGGTAATAAGAGGTATGACACTCGGAATAAAACAAACAGAATTTGTTGAAGCTGCTATTGCAATGGGATATCCAGGAAGAAAAATAATATGGGGTCATTTAATACCTAATACAGCAACTTATATAATAGTATCTGCTACATTACAAGTTCCTGGTTATATACTTGGAGAAGCCGGGTTGAGTTTCCTTGGTATAGGTATTACAGAACCATCTGCATCATGGGGACTTATGCTATCTCAGGCACAAAACATAGAGGCCTTAACAAATTACCCTTGGCTTATGTTACCAGGATTATTTATATTCATAACAGTTATTTCTTTCAATCTTTTTGGAGATGCTGTTAGAGATGCATTAGATCCAAGATCTTTGGGAAGATAA
- a CDS encoding ABC transporter substrate-binding protein, with protein MRKLITLLAVITLFITAFAAEVDWLIEDTEGEKGGTMFWSTTTDPKTLNPAWASDNNSNMFINMFIASLLSKDEEAFYKKPYLAKSYEAVNAADGGMDLTFNLRKGLKWSDGTPLTSEDVRFTFEDIYFKKNMSVNGNDGFTDEDGNLPTIKVIDDYTVVFHYNKPMRVAIGSIGSTGILPKHKLGQYADDPVKFPQIWTLEQMDDLVASGPFIFKEYREGVRLVFEKNPYFFAKDKNGVQLPYLDEHICVIVQNAETEVLKFQAGELDFISVSAPTYVSLKEKESSLPYHTVIGSYVPGPTFVSFNFNSPKKEQRVWFRNVHFRKAVSYALNREAIIDSMLNGLGTPTYAPRVPGEPYYDKEFIDSLGYRYSLSKAKRELKEGGFTWGNDGKLYGPNGNLVQFDMVTNVSTTSWVEVGNILTDSLAKLGIEVNFRPLQFNTVVNNLMGGSFESVILRLSGETPDPNDGWNTYLLDGGLHFWNWSPEYLKDVNPDLLDPADYEVAEWERRIDEIYRLQKSELDDEKLRDMFEEWSNLEAQYMPMIYTFAQNSLLAVSDSLHLTSEELVPYRGVLWNIWTVWKDQ; from the coding sequence ATGAGAAAGTTAATTACTTTACTTGCTGTTATCACTTTATTTATAACAGCTTTTGCTGCAGAAGTTGATTGGCTAATTGAAGACACAGAGGGAGAAAAAGGTGGAACAATGTTTTGGTCTACAACTACAGATCCAAAAACATTAAATCCAGCTTGGGCTTCAGATAATAATTCTAATATGTTCATAAACATGTTCATAGCATCACTTTTGAGCAAAGATGAAGAGGCATTTTACAAAAAACCATATTTAGCAAAATCATATGAAGCAGTTAATGCTGCTGATGGTGGTATGGATTTAACCTTTAATTTGAGAAAGGGGTTAAAATGGTCAGATGGAACACCTTTAACATCTGAAGATGTTAGATTTACATTCGAAGATATATACTTTAAAAAAAATATGTCTGTTAATGGTAATGATGGATTTACCGATGAAGATGGAAATCTTCCAACAATAAAAGTTATCGATGATTACACAGTTGTTTTTCATTATAATAAACCTATGAGAGTTGCAATTGGAAGTATAGGTTCAACAGGGATTTTACCTAAACATAAACTTGGACAATATGCAGATGATCCTGTAAAATTTCCTCAAATATGGACACTTGAACAGATGGATGATTTAGTTGCTTCAGGACCTTTTATTTTCAAAGAATATAGAGAAGGGGTTAGATTAGTATTTGAAAAGAATCCTTATTTCTTTGCAAAAGATAAAAATGGAGTTCAACTACCTTATTTAGATGAACATATATGTGTAATAGTTCAAAATGCTGAAACTGAAGTATTGAAATTCCAGGCTGGAGAATTGGATTTCATATCTGTTTCTGCACCTACATATGTTTCATTGAAGGAAAAAGAAAGCTCTTTACCATATCATACAGTAATTGGAAGTTATGTACCAGGACCAACATTTGTATCATTTAATTTTAACTCTCCAAAAAAAGAACAAAGAGTATGGTTCAGAAATGTACATTTTAGAAAAGCTGTTTCTTATGCTTTAAATAGAGAAGCAATAATTGATTCTATGTTGAATGGTTTGGGAACACCTACATATGCACCAAGAGTTCCAGGAGAACCATATTATGATAAAGAATTTATAGATTCATTGGGTTATAGATATTCTTTATCTAAAGCTAAGAGAGAATTAAAAGAAGGCGGATTTACATGGGGAAATGATGGAAAATTATATGGACCTAATGGAAATCTCGTACAATTTGATATGGTTACAAATGTTTCAACTACATCTTGGGTTGAAGTAGGTAATATATTAACAGATTCATTAGCTAAATTGGGAATAGAAGTTAATTTTAGACCTTTACAGTTCAATACAGTTGTAAATAATTTAATGGGCGGAAGTTTTGAATCTGTAATATTGAGACTTTCTGGAGAAACACCAGATCCAAATGATGGATGGAACACATATCTTTTAGATGGTGGATTACATTTTTGGAATTGGTCACCTGAATATTTAAAAGATGTAAATCCAGATCTTTTAGACCCAGCTGATTATGAAGTTGCTGAATGGGAAAGAAGAATAGATGAAATATACAGATTACAAAAATCAGAATTAGATGATGAAAAATTAAGAGATATGTTTGAAGAATGGAGTAATCTTGAAGCACAATATATGCCAATGATTTATACATTTGCACAAAATAGCCTTCTCGCAGTTAGTGATTCATTACATCTAACTTCAGAGGAACTTGTTCCATATAGAGGTGTACTTTGGAATATATGGACAGTTTGGAAAGATCAATAA
- a CDS encoding metallophosphoesterase family protein: MKYIIISDIHDPDKGINHNLEKIDFKSYDGVIICGDLTSDTVLFYIQNLNSNVHAVYGNMDEFYLRNKLPEMKTIEINKIKIGLLHGHQTGRAYTDRLIKRFNDKIDIMIYGHSHIQNRENIDEIDIINPGAFCDGEYAIIKFNENSYEIDFCKI; encoded by the coding sequence ATGAAATATATTATAATAAGTGATATTCATGATCCAGATAAAGGAATAAATCATAATTTAGAAAAAATAGATTTTAAATCTTATGATGGAGTGATAATTTGTGGTGACTTAACTTCTGATACAGTGCTTTTCTATATTCAAAATTTGAATTCAAATGTTCATGCTGTATATGGTAATATGGATGAATTCTACCTTAGAAATAAGTTGCCAGAAATGAAGACCATTGAAATAAATAAAATAAAAATTGGATTATTACATGGGCATCAAACTGGTAGGGCATATACTGATAGATTGATTAAAAGATTCAATGATAAAATTGATATTATGATTTATGGTCATTCTCATATACAAAATAGAGAAAATATAGATGAAATTGATATAATAAATCCAGGTGCTTTCTGTGATGGAGAATATGCAATAATAAAATTTAATGAAAATTCTTATGAAATTGATTTTTGTAAAATTTAA
- a CDS encoding ferritin family protein has product MASKVLGILDYALAKEMEGMQFYRSKSKTVNHPEVKKAFEELGNMEKDHVDYINKLINTIEEDEPIRYNVEDIGKVFNERQKNEIVYGGDFKALRTDIPVLRMAYLIEEDFMNFYEKAANSIEDEEVKKVLNHLADWEKAHRDKIKELYDKISKDYWEHMESDPIF; this is encoded by the coding sequence ATGGCTAGTAAAGTTTTAGGAATTTTAGATTATGCTTTAGCTAAAGAAATGGAAGGAATGCAGTTTTATAGATCGAAATCAAAAACAGTTAATCACCCAGAAGTAAAAAAAGCTTTTGAAGAACTAGGAAATATGGAAAAGGACCATGTAGACTATATAAATAAACTAATAAATACCATAGAAGAAGATGAACCTATAAGGTACAATGTTGAAGATATAGGTAAGGTATTTAATGAAAGACAAAAAAATGAAATAGTTTATGGAGGAGATTTCAAAGCTTTAAGAACTGATATACCAGTTTTGAGAATGGCGTATTTAATTGAAGAAGATTTTATGAATTTTTATGAAAAAGCTGCAAATTCTATTGAAGATGAAGAAGTAAAAAAGGTATTAAACCATTTAGCAGATTGGGAAAAAGCTCATAGAGATAAGATTAAAGAACTTTATGATAAAATATCTAAAGATTATTGGGAACATATGGAAAGCGATCCTATATTCTAA
- the glpX gene encoding class II fructose-bisphosphatase: MEKELYPEVTLDLVRVTEAAALMSSIYLGFGNKEKVDGAAVDAMRGMLDYIDIKGTVIIGEGEKDEAPMLYHGEKVGNWNDNSYEMDIAVDPIDGTRLVAYGLPNAISVMVAAEKGKILSLPTFYSSKLVVGPELKGKLDINSPIKENIKVAAAVLGVPISEITVVILNRDRHKNIIDDVRSIGARIKLIGDGDIAGAIATCMPDSGVNIYIGIGGSPEAILAAGALKTLDGEIQVKIWPRDEDEKLKALGEGWDLNKVYFTDDLVGGKHVIFAATGVTEGDFLSGVKFLKGKAITESISMRSSSATIRKISTVHNLDTKTIRIKSLDGDEKFVNLNKSDEKQKLLNLKLF, from the coding sequence GTGGAAAAAGAGTTATACCCAGAGGTTACTCTTGATTTAGTGAGAGTAACAGAAGCTGCAGCATTGATGAGTAGTATTTATTTAGGATTTGGAAATAAAGAAAAAGTTGATGGTGCAGCTGTTGATGCAATGCGCGGGATGTTGGATTATATAGATATCAAAGGTACAGTTATAATCGGTGAAGGTGAAAAAGATGAAGCACCAATGCTTTATCATGGAGAAAAAGTTGGAAATTGGAATGATAATTCTTATGAAATGGATATTGCAGTTGATCCAATTGATGGTACTCGTCTTGTTGCATATGGACTTCCAAATGCTATAAGTGTTATGGTTGCTGCAGAAAAAGGTAAAATTTTATCTTTACCTACTTTTTATTCATCTAAGTTAGTTGTTGGTCCAGAATTAAAAGGTAAATTAGATATAAATTCTCCGATAAAAGAAAATATCAAAGTTGCAGCTGCAGTACTTGGTGTTCCAATTTCTGAGATTACAGTGGTAATACTCAATAGAGATAGACATAAAAATATAATAGATGATGTTAGATCTATAGGTGCAAGGATTAAATTAATTGGAGATGGCGATATAGCAGGCGCCATAGCAACTTGTATGCCTGATAGCGGTGTAAATATTTATATTGGAATAGGGGGATCTCCAGAAGCAATATTAGCAGCTGGTGCACTGAAAACTCTTGATGGGGAAATTCAAGTCAAAATTTGGCCAAGAGATGAAGATGAAAAATTAAAAGCATTAGGTGAAGGTTGGGATTTGAATAAAGTTTATTTTACGGATGATTTAGTTGGAGGAAAACATGTAATTTTTGCTGCAACAGGTGTTACTGAAGGAGATTTTCTAAGTGGCGTAAAATTTTTAAAAGGAAAAGCAATAACAGAATCAATTTCTATGAGAAGTTCAAGTGCTACCATTAGAAAAATATCTACTGTTCATAATCTTGATACAAAGACTATAAGGATTAAATCTTTAGATGGCGATGAAAAATTTGTTAATCTTAATAAATCTGATGAAAAACAAAAATTATTAAATTTAAAATTATTTTAA